The Leptospira paudalimensis region CGAATCAGGAGCAAGGTATGAAATTTTCAAAGATATTTATTTACTCTTTTTAACCTTACTTCCTAAAAACTTGATCTCCAAAATTTTTGGGTATTTTTCAACTCTCAAACTGCCTAGATTTATGATGATCCCGATCCTAAAGGCATTTGCAAAAGCCTATAAGATCAATTTAAGTGAAGCGGAACTTGAGATCAAAGAATATGCTTCTCTCAATCAGTTTTTCACTCGTGCCCTTCGTGCCGAAGCCCGTATCATCGACTCTGCCTCGAATGCTGTTGTTTCCCCAACAGATTCTAAAATCACAAGTTTCGGAAATATCAACCAGTCCACCATCATCCAAGCAAAAGGAATTGATTATTCCGTAAAAGAATTGTTAGGTTCTGAAAAGTTTTACCCACATTTTACGAACGGTAAATACATCACCTTTTATCTTTCCCCACAAGATTACCATAGGATCCACAGCCCATTTGCGGGGCAAATTTTAGGATACTATTATGAACCTGGAAAGTTATTCCCAGTAAACGACCTCGCTGTTCTCAATATCCGCGGCCTTTTCCCGAAAAATGAAAGGTTAATCACCTTCTTACAAACTGAATATGGGAAAATTGCCGTGATCAAAGTAGGGGCATCCAATGTGGGTAAAATCCGTGTGACTTACGACAATAAAATTGTAACCAACAATTGGATCCGTTTTGCCAAAGAACACCACTACAAAGACGTTTCGATCATGATTGAGAAAGGATCTGAGATGGGTCGTTTTGAAATGGGTTCCACCGTGATCTTGGTGTTCGAAAACGATACGATTGATTTGACAAACATCCAACTCGGAGATAAAATCCAATACGGAACCACGGTTGGGCATTTTAAATCCAAAAAAACAAGTCTGCCGGTCAAATTCTAAGATGAATTCACAACTTGCTACCTTCCCAAAAGAAATTTCTTTCGACGATGACTACCTGTATATCGATTGGAAAGACGGTCATGGAAGCAAATACTCGCTGTTAGACCTTCGTAAAAAATGTCCCTGTGCGACATGTAGGGGAGGTCATGGTGGGAAAGTGGGACAAGCAACTGGTCACATAGACTCGATCAAACTCATCTCCTGGACCAAAGTGGGTAGGTATGCGATTTCCATTGTCTGGAGTGACTACCACAATACGGGAATTTATTCTTATGACCATTTACGGGCCTACGCTGAGGGAAATTCCGGCGCCTTTGACTGAGGTTTGGTTACTTTTTGTCAATTCGGAAAAAAACTGAGTGACAAAAACATTCATATTATGTCTCATTATCCTAAGTTTTTCCGGAGATAAAAGGGCATGGGTGAAGGTTCACTCTCACAAGACGAGATAGACGCATTACTACAAGGTGCGGATGATACATTCGACCTCTCTTCCTTAAGTGGCGCATCCAGTTCGTCATCGGACAACCTATCTCCTATTGACCGCGACATTATTTCTGATGTGATCGGCTCTGCATTCCAGGTGGCGGGGAACACACTTGGCACGATCTTGGCAAAAAACACTCGTTTTATGAACCCTGCCACCGAATCGAGCTCCTCTGCTGACATCCAAAAAGAGTTGGGCTCTAAGTCGGTAAGTTTATATTCTACAATTAGCGGTAGTTTGGCGGGGCGAGTTTGTCTTGTCATGGCTCAAGAAAATGCCGCCAAAATTGCAGGTGTGATGATGGGAGGAATGGCTCCTCCTGGTCAACTTGATAACGCACAACTCCAAACACTAAAAGACTCACTTGCTCCGATCCTTGGTACTGTTACAGCTCAAATTGGGATGAAACTTGGCGGAACCATGTCTGGTAGTCCACCTGAGATTTCATTAGTAAATTCGGGGCGTGATTTACAACTTCCAGATGACAGTAGTTTGGTGAAAACTTCACTTAGTTTAAACATCGATGGTGTTGGTTCTTTTAAAGTATACTATGTCATTGCATTATCTATGGCAAACTCCATCCTTGATATCCAAAAGGGTGGTGGCCAAAAACAACAACAACAGTCTGGTGGCATGAATGTCAATATGCAACCAAACATGGGAATGGGTGGTGGACAGAGTTCAGTTGGCATTAAGGGTGTGAATTTCCCTTCTCTTGCTACCGCAGGTGGTGGACCAGGACAAACCAATCTCAACCTTCTCATGGATGTACAAATGGCTCTTACCGTGGAACTCGGTAGAACCAAAATGTACATCAAAGACATTTTGGGATTAGGGGAAGGTTCCATCATCGAACTAGATAAGTTAGCTGGTGAGCCTGTGGATTTACTTGTGAACGGCAAACTCATCGCCAAAGGTGAGGTTGTGGTGATTGACGAAAACTTTGGTGTTCGTGTTACAGATATCGTTAGTCCTACCGACAGACTCAAAGGCGAAAAATGATCCAAATAGAAAGGAAAAAGAAAAAACGAAGTGGGAAAGTTATGTACTTTTCTATACTCTTACTTTTTTCTTTTTTTCCATTATTTTCCCAAACTACAGAAACCAAAGAACTCGATCAAATTTTACGCCAAGAACTAGGTGAATCCAAAACCAAACCGAATGCCTCTGAGGGAAGTTCGAATGGAAATTCAGGTTCTAATTTAGACTCTAACAACCAATCCAACGGGAAACAAGGGAATGGATTCAGTCCTTCGACAAACACAAATCAGTCGCCAGAAGGGAATAAACAAG contains the following coding sequences:
- the fliN gene encoding flagellar motor switch protein FliN; the protein is MGEGSLSQDEIDALLQGADDTFDLSSLSGASSSSSDNLSPIDRDIISDVIGSAFQVAGNTLGTILAKNTRFMNPATESSSSADIQKELGSKSVSLYSTISGSLAGRVCLVMAQENAAKIAGVMMGGMAPPGQLDNAQLQTLKDSLAPILGTVTAQIGMKLGGTMSGSPPEISLVNSGRDLQLPDDSSLVKTSLSLNIDGVGSFKVYYVIALSMANSILDIQKGGGQKQQQQSGGMNVNMQPNMGMGGGQSSVGIKGVNFPSLATAGGGPGQTNLNLLMDVQMALTVELGRTKMYIKDILGLGEGSIIELDKLAGEPVDLLVNGKLIAKGEVVVIDENFGVRVTDIVSPTDRLKGEK
- a CDS encoding DUF971 domain-containing protein, yielding MNSQLATFPKEISFDDDYLYIDWKDGHGSKYSLLDLRKKCPCATCRGGHGGKVGQATGHIDSIKLISWTKVGRYAISIVWSDYHNTGIYSYDHLRAYAEGNSGAFD